A genomic window from Prunus persica cultivar Lovell chromosome G2, Prunus_persica_NCBIv2, whole genome shotgun sequence includes:
- the LOC109947249 gene encoding uncharacterized protein LOC109947249 has translation MVGSSSAGGDLRTPQFNGSNYDFWSVKMETILIAYDIWDAVEIGIQPQPIIEQEAGSEGTGDEESEAEQIPVEAPTISREDKIKNAKALSLIQGALTDELFPRIRNEKTAKGAWEILRSEFRGDKKVRAVKLQAIRADFEYLRMNDVESLDGYLARFFETVNNLKSLGKDVTEKRIVQKLLMSLSRRYKSIVSIIEETRDLDTIRVEEILASVKVYDKREDLHEERDKLAGTEKAFSSLRVGNNYAFGANKSSQGKQNQKWKGQNKKGSNWSQGGNFNNNNGSNWNNGSGGNWNNSFNSQNKQGSSSQGGVEPQCQVCQKFHFGVCRHKGKPRCGKCNRFGHLTKDCDNGKQVANCAKEEDVTTGTMFYACHASSIASSKSVCFVDSACSNHMTSQESLLINLDRSVTCKVKMGTGDLVQATGKGIFVVETRKGRRYINEVLFVPGLDENLLSIGQMMEHGYYILFGGNYALICDESSLDNVVAKVAMAGNRCFPLSMESICNGNESSSTRRSMDLA, from the coding sequence ATGGTGGGATCAAGTTCTGCAGGTGGAGATTTACGAACTCCACAGTTCAATGGTTCAAACTATGATTTTTGGTCAGTAAAAATGGAGACTATCCTCATAGCATATGATATATGGGATGCAGTGGAGATTGGAATACAGCCACAGCCGATTATTGAGCAGGAAGCAGGCTCTGAAGGCACTGGAGATGAAGAGAGTGAGGCTGAGCAAATTCCAGTGGAAGCACCTACTATCTCCAGAGAAGATAAGATCAAAAATGCCAAGGCTTTGAGTCTTATTCAAGGAGCACTAACAGATGAACTCTTTCCACGCATCAGAAATGAGAAGACTGCAAAAGGTGCTTGGGAAATTCTAAGAAGCGAGTTCAGAGGAGATAAAAAGGTAAGAGCTGTGAAATTACAAGCTATTAGAGctgattttgaatatttgagaATGAATGATGTTGAATCTCTGGATGGCTACTTGGCTCGATTTTTTGAAACTGTAAACAACCTGAAATCTCTAGGAAAAGATGTAACAGAGAAAAGGATTGTTCAAAAATTGTTGATGAGTCTAAGTAGGAGGTACAAGTCCATAGTGTCAATCATTGAAGAAACCAGAGACCTTGACACTATTAGAGTTGAAGAAATTCTTGCATCTGTCAAAGTCTATGATAAGAGAGAGGATCTACATGAAGAAAGGGATAAATTGGCAGGAACTGAGAAAGCTTTTAGCAGTCTTAGAGTTGGAAATAATTACGCTTTTGGAGCTAACAAAAGTTCTCagggaaagcaaaatcaaaaatGGAAAGGACAGAACAAAAAGGGCTCAAATTGGTCTCAAGGTGGAAACTTTAACAACAATAATGGCTCAAATTGGaataatggctctggagggaATTGGAACAACAGTTTCAATTCACAAAACAAGCAAGGAAGTAGCAGTCAAGGAGGTGTGGAACCACAGTGCCAAGTCTGTCAGAAGTTTCATTTTGGTGTGTGCAGGCACAAAGGCAAACCTAGATGTGGAAAATGCAATAGGTTTGGTCATTTAACTAAGGACTGTGACAATGGCAAACAAGTTGCAAACTGTGCAAAGGAGGAAGACGTAACCACAGGAACAATGTTCTATGCTTGTCATGCAAGTTCAATTGCATCAAGCAAGTCTGTGTGTTTTGTTGACAGTGCTTGCAGCAACCACATGACCTCTCAAGAGTCCTTGTTGATCAATCTTGATAGATCAGTGACCTGTAAAGTGAAAATGGGCACTGGTGATCTTGTTCAAGCCACAGGAAAAGGGATATTTGTAGTTGAGACAAGAAAAGGGAGAAGATATATAAATGAGGTGTTGTTCGTCCCTGGTCTAGATGAGAATTTGTTGAGTATAGGACAAATGATGGAGCATGGGTACTACATTCTATTTGGAGGAAACTATGCATTAATATGTGACGAAAGCAGTCTTGACAATGTTGTTGCCAAAGTAGCAATGGCTGGAAATAGATGCTTTCCATTGTCTATGGAATCTATTTGCAATGGGAATGAAAGCAGCAGTACAAGAAGATCCATGGATTTGGCATAG